The following are encoded in a window of Arvicanthis niloticus isolate mArvNil1 chromosome 1, mArvNil1.pat.X, whole genome shotgun sequence genomic DNA:
- the Egln2 gene encoding prolyl hydroxylase EGLN2 isoform X1, translating into MDSPCQPQALSQALPQLPGTVSESLEPSRARMGVESYLPCPLLPSYHRPGASGEASAGNGTPRTTATATTTTASPLREGFGGQDGGELWPLQSEGAAALVTKECQRLAAQGARPEAPKRKWAKDGGDAPSPSKRPWARQENQEAKGESGVGCDSGGSCSNSSNSSNSTTSSSGEASARLREEAQPSAPERLALDYIVPCMRYYGICVKDNFLGAVLGGRVLAEVEALKWGGRLRDGQLVSQRAIPPRSIRGDQIAWVEGHEPGCRSIGALMGHVDAVIRHCAGRLGNYVINGRTKAMVACYPGNGLGYVRHVDNPHGDGRCITCIYYLNQNWDVKVHGGLLQIFPEGRPVVANIEPLFDRLLIFWSDRRNPHEVKPAYATRYAITVWYFDAKERAAARDKYQLASGQKGVQVPVSQPTTPT; encoded by the exons ATGGACAGCCCGTGCCAGCCGCAGGCCCTGAGTCAAGCTCTCCCTCAGTTGCCAGGGACTGTGTCAGAGTCCTTGGAGCCTAGCCGAGCCAGAATGGGGGTGGAGAGTTACCTGCCCTGCCCTCTGCTCCCCTCCTACCACCGTCCAGGAGCATCTGGGGAGGCCTCTGCTGGCAATGGGACTCCCAGAACCACAGCCACTGCTACTACTACCACTGCCAGTCCCCTGCGGGAGGGCTTTGGAGGGCAGGATGGTGGTGAGCTGTGGCCACTGCAGAGTGAAGGTGCTGCTGCGCTGGTCACCAAGGAGTGCCAGCGACTGGCAGCCCAGGGTGCCCGGCCTGAGGCCCCCAAACGGAAGTGGGCCAAGGATGGTGGGGATGCCCCTTCACCCAGCAAGCGACCGTGGGCCAGGCAAGAGAACCAGGAGGCCAAGGGGGAAAGTGGTGTGGGCTGTGACAGCGGTGGCAgctgcagcaacagcagcaacagcagcaacagcactACCAGTAGCAGTGGCGAGGCAAGTGCTAGGCTGAGGGAGGAAGCCCAACCCTCTGCACCTGAGCGCCTGGCCCTGGACTATATTGTGCCTTGCATGCGGTACTATGGTATCTGCGTCAAGGACAACTTCTTGGGGGCAGTACTGGGTGGCCGTGTGCTGGCTGAGGTGGAAGCCCTGAAGTGGGGCGGGCGTCTACGTGATGGGCAACTAGTGAGCCAACGGGCGATTCCACCGCGCAGCATTCGAGGGGACCAGATTGCCTGGGTAGAAGGCCACGAGCCAGGCTGCCGGAGCATTGGTGCCCTCATGGGTCATGTGGATGCAGTAATCCGCCACTGTGCAGGGCGGCTGGGCAACTATGTCATCAATGGGCGCACCAAG GCCATGGTGGCGTGTTACCCGGGCAATGGGCTCGGGTACGTGAGGCATGTTGACAATCCCCACGGCGATGGGCGCTGCATCACCTGTATCTATTACCTGAATCAGAACTGGGATGTTAAG GTGCATGGCGGCCTGCTGCAGATCTTCCCTGAGGGTCGGCCAGTGGTAGCCAACATCGAGCCACTCTTTGACCGGTTGCTCATTTTCTGGTCTGACCGACGGAACCCACATGAGGTGAAGCCAGCCTATGCCACCAG GTACGCCATCACGGTCTGGTATTTTGATGCCAAGGAGCGGGCAGCAGCCAGAGACAAGTATCAGCTAG
- the Egln2 gene encoding prolyl hydroxylase EGLN2 isoform X2, which produces MDSPCQPQALSQALPQLPGTVSESLEPSRARMGVESYLPCPLLPSYHRPGASGEASAGNGTPRTTATATTTTASPLREGFGGQDGGELWPLQSEGAAALVTKECQRLAAQGARPEAPKRKWAKDGGDAPSPSKRPWARQENQEAKGESGVGCDSGGSCSNSSNSSNSTTSSSGEASARLREEAQPSAPERLALDYIVPCMRYYGICVKDNFLGAVLGGRVLAEVEALKWGGRLRDGQLVSQRAIPPRSIRGDQIAWVEGHEPGCRSIGALMGHVDAVIRHCAGRLGNYVINGRTKVHGGLLQIFPEGRPVVANIEPLFDRLLIFWSDRRNPHEVKPAYATRYAITVWYFDAKERAAARDKYQLASGQKGVQVPVSQPTTPT; this is translated from the exons ATGGACAGCCCGTGCCAGCCGCAGGCCCTGAGTCAAGCTCTCCCTCAGTTGCCAGGGACTGTGTCAGAGTCCTTGGAGCCTAGCCGAGCCAGAATGGGGGTGGAGAGTTACCTGCCCTGCCCTCTGCTCCCCTCCTACCACCGTCCAGGAGCATCTGGGGAGGCCTCTGCTGGCAATGGGACTCCCAGAACCACAGCCACTGCTACTACTACCACTGCCAGTCCCCTGCGGGAGGGCTTTGGAGGGCAGGATGGTGGTGAGCTGTGGCCACTGCAGAGTGAAGGTGCTGCTGCGCTGGTCACCAAGGAGTGCCAGCGACTGGCAGCCCAGGGTGCCCGGCCTGAGGCCCCCAAACGGAAGTGGGCCAAGGATGGTGGGGATGCCCCTTCACCCAGCAAGCGACCGTGGGCCAGGCAAGAGAACCAGGAGGCCAAGGGGGAAAGTGGTGTGGGCTGTGACAGCGGTGGCAgctgcagcaacagcagcaacagcagcaacagcactACCAGTAGCAGTGGCGAGGCAAGTGCTAGGCTGAGGGAGGAAGCCCAACCCTCTGCACCTGAGCGCCTGGCCCTGGACTATATTGTGCCTTGCATGCGGTACTATGGTATCTGCGTCAAGGACAACTTCTTGGGGGCAGTACTGGGTGGCCGTGTGCTGGCTGAGGTGGAAGCCCTGAAGTGGGGCGGGCGTCTACGTGATGGGCAACTAGTGAGCCAACGGGCGATTCCACCGCGCAGCATTCGAGGGGACCAGATTGCCTGGGTAGAAGGCCACGAGCCAGGCTGCCGGAGCATTGGTGCCCTCATGGGTCATGTGGATGCAGTAATCCGCCACTGTGCAGGGCGGCTGGGCAACTATGTCATCAATGGGCGCACCAAG GTGCATGGCGGCCTGCTGCAGATCTTCCCTGAGGGTCGGCCAGTGGTAGCCAACATCGAGCCACTCTTTGACCGGTTGCTCATTTTCTGGTCTGACCGACGGAACCCACATGAGGTGAAGCCAGCCTATGCCACCAG GTACGCCATCACGGTCTGGTATTTTGATGCCAAGGAGCGGGCAGCAGCCAGAGACAAGTATCAGCTAG
- the Rab4b gene encoding ras-related protein Rab-4B — protein sequence MAETYDFLFKFLVIGSAGTGKSCLLHQFIENKFKQDSNHTIGVEFGSRVVNVGGKTVKLQIWDTAGQERFRSVTRSYYRGAAGALLVYDITSRETYNSLAAWLTDARTLASPNIVVILCGNKKDLDPEREVTFLEASRFAQENELMFLETSALTGENVEEAFLKCARTILNKIDSGELDPERMGSGIQYGDISLRQLRQPRSAQAVTPQPCGC from the exons ACTTCCTCTTCAAATTCCTGGTGATTGGCAGTGCTGGAACTGGCAAATCATGTCTCCTCCATCAGTTTATTGAGAATAAGT TCAAACAGGACTCCAACCACACTATTGGCGTGGAGTTTGGATCCAGGGTGGTCAACGTTGGGGGGAAGACTGTGAAGCTACAGATCTGGGACACTGCTGGCCAGGAGCGGTTTCG GTCGGTGACGAGGAGTTATTACCGAGGGGCAGCTGGAGCCCTGCTGGTTTACGACATCACCAG CCGGGAGACATACAACTCGCTAGCTGCTTGGCTGACTGATGCCCGGACGCTAGCCAGCCCCAACATCGTGGTCATCCTCTGTGGCAACAAGAAGGACCTAGATCCTGAGCGTGAGGTCACTTTCCTAGAGGCTTCTCGCTTTGCTCAGGAGAATG AGCTGATGTTCCTGGAGACCAGCGCTCTCACCGGTGAGAATGTGGAAGAAGCTTTCCTGAAGTGCGCGCGCACCATCCTCAACAAGATCGACTCAG GTGAACTAGACCCGGAGAGGATGGGCTCAGGCATTCAGTACGGTGACATATCTCTTCGCCAGCTGCGGCAGCCTCGCAGCGCCCAGGCCGTGACCCCTCAGCCCTGTGGCTGCTGA